Sequence from the Trachemys scripta elegans isolate TJP31775 chromosome 5, CAS_Tse_1.0, whole genome shotgun sequence genome:
GTGCTGCTGTAGCGTTTTAAATATAGACAAATGCTTAGTTAATGATTAACTTTCCTGAATGACCCCATGTGGGCAAGCCCAAAGCTTTGTTATAGTAAAAGCATCTCAAGTGAGAAGGATTAGTGGATAGCAGGGCAGCTGAAGTGTCAAAAGGAGCTTGATAAAGGCATCACACTGCTCCACAGTTTATCTGAGAGATCACCAATATAAATGTGGCATATATGCATCAGGTACAGAAATAACTTGACAGATGCTGTGGTGTTCGCTCTGCTGCACAACAAGGCATGAAGTTGAAGACAAATTGCCTTTTGCACAAAAGTATTCTGATTATCCACAGTCCAGCTCATTTTAATTTCTTATATGTGTAGTGTAAATTAAGAGCATTAATTAGATTTGGTCATACCTGGTAATCCATCATACTGAAGCTTGGGAAAAATTCAAGAATGCGAGACTCAAAGAAGTATGGAAATATCCAAAAAATTGGCAACTCTTTGCTGCTGTAATCTAATAATAAAAAGAttcagatatattttttgttaaataaggAAAGCAGAATGAGCTGCATGAAAATTTACTAATATTTATGCACTCAATGCAGTTGTTATGTGTGTGACAATAGTTCACGTGGAACCAATTCCATTAAGAGGGCAGAATGTTAGCCGGACACTATAGTTATATCCAGCTCCTATCAGTAAATTCACCTGGGTAGTTAGCTTCCACCTAGACAACAAGGATAGGTGAAAGTGACATTGGTTTAATGTCTTATCCACAAAACAAATatagaagaaattaaaaaaaaaaaaaaagaagatgaagAAACTTTGTATAAAGAAAGTGATTTGTTTCAATGTCAGGACATTATTAGTCATATTTTTGAAAGGGCACCTCAATCATTAGTTAcaacatatatttatttaatttaccaTATTGGTCTTACATCTTTAGAAACTAGAATGAAAATTTGTGTACATCAACTCAAGAATCAGGTACCGTTTTAAACACTAGTTTATTATTACGGGGTGATGAAGTTATTAACTCCATTATCTTATTTGCTTGCAACAAATACCTTCCTCTTGTGTCTCTCTCCATGTAGCAATCAGCTTTTTGAAACTAAAAGCCAAGGGTTCCACCAAACCGCCAAATGGGGGATCAGTCACCAATATGACTCCTTCACCTTTCTCTTGATGCAAGAATTTTCTACAGATTTCATGTGCAGCCTGCAGGAGATATCGGTTACTTTCCAGAACAAGAGCTCAAAAAGTTTAAGGACAGCTTCAggcattattaaaaaaaagtttttttaataCGTTTGTAGTTTCCTTTTAGAAGTCTGAAAATATgtattgccttttaatttcttAGTGTTTGTGAAAATTGGTAGATTGAGAACACTGAAAATGAGTCCTTTATTTTTCATATACTAGATATAGTAAGGATAGCACAAGTTCAAGCTTCCTAACACTGCCCTTCTTATTGGGTCCTAACCCAGACCTGGAGGGATGGAGGCCAATGCCAATTCAATATTTGCTCTTTTCTCTTGGCTAGCAATTACCAAGTTATGAATGCAGATGCTAAATAGCCACCCCACTAGAAATTAGGATAAAGTCACCAGTTTATTCCATATCATTACCAAATCTATTACTTTCAGAAACAAATATTCCATTCTGGAGCTGAATTTCCACTGATAGCCTTGCACATCTAGATTAGTATTCTACTTACATCCTAAACAATCATGTACTGTTCCTTCCCCTATGAACCATGTCCAAAAAAGTACAGTGGTTTAATAGCTTCAAATGATCTATTATGTATACATTTCTATAGTGCCAATCATTTGAGACTTCCCTAAGTTAAAAAATTAAACTACAGCGGGGTGTAACTATCcctaatacttaaaaaaaaaaaaaaaaaaaaagtgtaagatACAGTAATACTTTAGTAGAATGATAAAGGATTGGATCTGAACCAAGAAAGCAAGGAAAGTTCAttatggaactgaaacctcaaaTAGCTAGTTTCATTCCTGAAtgttagttttatttattatttttgagtTAACATTAAAAGCTATAGATATGTTGTTATAAGCTGGTAGCTACAGTAACATTTATTGTGTAAAATTACTTGGATGAAGGTATTGTCAGAAACAATCTCAAATTTGTAGATTATATTACAGTATAGTTGAACTCTGGAAAGTGACTATAAATATGGCATTGTGGGGTTGCATGTTTCTTTTCAATGATTCCCAGACCAAAAGTGCTCAGTATAACtgtaaaaagatgtttttactAACTGTCAACACCACATATTTGTCCTCACTTCAGAGAGTCAAGCTGAGATATTTCAATCATGCACATTTGTAGTAAATCCTGCCCTCAGTGGACCAGTGtaaccccattgtcttcagtgggactttaAAAATACTACATTCTGTTAGCAATTCACAACTGGGAAGCTTGCTCCCTCTTCCTGGTGTTGGATCTGCAAGACTAACTGGAGTAAAAAGCAGTAGCCAGCAGATAGGACTCTGAAGACACAAAGGGAGTAATCTGCTGAAAAGGGTGGGGCCATTTTTATGAAGTCACTTCTCAGACTGGAGAAAATAACTTGTACTGATAAACTATTttgtattaaagaaaaaagtaactaAAAAGTAGTTAAAGTAAAATAGGCAGTTATTCTTGGATATAATGGTATAAGTTACTGAAGAAATAGACACTGCTATTCTTTGATCTAAAATAGAGTTTGCTGGGCATTACATTATGGTAactattttataatattttggaCCATATCAGTAATTTGAACAAAGTTCCACATGAATAACATACACAGCTCTGAGAAAATGTTCAGGGAATTTGACTGGCCCTTACCTCTCCACCAAAGAAATAATGGTTAAACATATTATAGTGGCAGAAGTCTTCCTCTGTATAAAACTGTGAATACCTGTAAAGTAAGTTTTCAATGTAATAGAAAACATATAAATGAATTCATGTATGTTAGTAGTATGTTAGTTAGGGGGAAAACTTGTGAGCACAGGGCCATGACTGCTTATTTACAAATTATCTTGGCAGGCTGAGTGCAGAAGTACTTATATTGGCCAATCCCTGAGCTAGTTGGAAAACAAGTATACTTCATGGATCCTggctagggggaaaaaagaacaaatggcaaaaattaaaaataaaataaaccacacaGAAAAATAGTGTGTGTATGTTCCCCGGACAGACACTTAGCAAAACCTACCTGAAATCAATATCTAGCAGAAGGCTTTTAACACTGGACTCCTGTTCTCGTGACACTTTTAATTGGATCAACTCATGAAGCCTGAAGTAATTAAAGCAAAGCAGTTTTACATATCATATATCATATCATGAGTGCTTAAGAAAATAGTCATCTAGGtaaagaaaaaacttttttttcagataaaataACTTGAATTTGGGAGATTTCAGTATGATCAATCTTAGAATTTCACTAATATTTAAAGTTAGAAAGAAATGTCCCATTACCTGAAACACAATATCAGACATTATAAAGCAGTGGAGATTGTTGAGCTCATCAgaattctcacttttttttttttttttaaataaaaagaggcTTCTTGTGTGATGGGGAAACCCAGTGCACTTCAGTGCCACTACCATGGAAGACAGCAGAACTCTACTTTCTAATGAAAGATGACTGTTGGTACTTCACTAAAATATTTATAGGGTCTTCCCTATCTGCATCTTCATAAGAACTTCATGAGCTGCTTTGGCAATACCAAGTACTTCGAACCAGAGCTCCTGAAGGCACTTTTAATGACACATACAGAGGGAGAGAACCCTTCTACTAGATACTCAATCATGTAAGAAAAAGGACTAAGCAAATTAGTAACAAGTATTTCTTGCAAGACATATTGATGCTCACTAACATACCTTGGTGTGCCAACACAGAGCACTCTTTTGAATCCTAGTGCAATAATAAGGTCCAGCAGAAACTGACAGCTTCTATCTGCAAACAAATACTGTGCATTTGTCTTCTTATTCTTCAGTGGATGCAAAAGTTGACTGGGCCTTTGTAAATGGGCAATGGAGATATCACTAAGTACTTGATGGCCAGAGTGTTTTCCCCACTCCATGGGCAATAGCAACTGCTGGCATTCTTGACAAAATTTCCTTTTTGATAATGGCAATAGACCAAACTGCTTATACCTTCAAATACAAGATAAAATGAGGAACCAGTTTTACAAAACAAACCATTGAATGAAGGTATGAAATTAGTCCAAGTATTTTATAAAAGTTTAAACAATAAAATAGCACTATTTCAAACATACTGCACCTCCATCAATTAATGgttaagaaaaaaatgttcaaCAGCATGCTTGGGAAAAGCATTACTTGACAAGAGAAGGGTGTAGCATGGGGGCTAATtgtgtttttcatatttttaattagtATAATGGAGGGATGATCAGTACATCTGATGTACCTAAACTAACATCATGCTCATATTTAGAAATGAAAATGCACATAGTAACAATACCTTTCCACGTTCTGTCTGTGTGACAAAGAGGGTTGACAACTTCTATTAACTTCTTCTCGTGCTGAAAGTCTAGCTTCTGACACCTGTAGATatagaaaatgtaaacaaagatGTGAACCTAACTATGCTACATGAAAAGTTCACACTTCTCTGTTGAAAAAAGTATGGAATCCCAGAAGACCTAACATTTCTATTTCAGCATCTGACTATCCTTGCAAAAGATTCTACGACTCAGAAGAATTTCCACAATCCCTGCGGCGATCATGACAGCATTCAACATACTGGGAAGGTGATTCCGTGGAAGAATTCAAACATCCTATGAAGAATAAATTCCCTTCTTTTCATCCTTCTACAATAATAAAACCAAGAGTGGGAAATCAAAAATGTTCTTTTGCAGTGATttacccactgctaaaggatgcCACAGTCTAAATGAGATCCTAATCCCTGTAAGGAGTATAGCCTGGTGCTCCCACcgaaatgagaattttgccattggcttcaataggtgGAGGATCAAGGCCTTGTAGCTGTCCTGAAAGTATGACTAGTCCCCcccaagtgtttaaaaaatatttattttattcctaTAAAAAATTCATACTTTCTGCCAGATTTTATTTAACCTTTTTAATGCAGCTGCAAAACATCTACAAAGAAGCGACAAAACTAGTTTATTTAAAGGACACAATGGAAGGCAGGGAAGTTTAATGGACTGGGAACCAAAGAACCTATAGTAGTGGCTTTGTAAAGAATGTATAATTCCTGTATGGACACATGTCTATCCACTGGCAACACCACTTCGCTCCACACAATCCAGTGTATAGCCATCACACACAGTTTTCAAGTTAGACAACTTTTCCTCACTTCCAAACAGCTGGGTTTGAACAGCAGATCAAGGGGTGAAAGgcttaagaacctgattaataaACTTGTGCGCTAATATCATCCCCTAAGAAGTGAGTTTTAAGATTCAATTTGAATCATGCACAGATATGTTGAGAATAGTATTGGAGAGAGGTAAGTTACACACTCATGAACGTGAAGAAATGATAACACCAAGTCCAGTGGGAAGATAGTGGCAAGGTATCCCCTCTGAGCTCCACCAAGAGTTAACATTCTTTTTAAACTGTCTCAGCAAAGACATACAAATCAGGAAACAGTACAAAGAACTGTATTGTGTTTTGTAATATTCACGTAGAGTGACATTTAACCTCAGCTGTACTTCCTTTGAAAGCAAATCCTATTTGAAACTGGATCCCCAGAGCTACAGGGATATTTCACCTTTTAGCCCATTCTCTTCGCCCAACAGTTGGAACTTTAGAAACAGTAAATATTATTGGTTCTCAGATAAAAGAAATCTTCAGttcaaatatatatacacacacaaaagaaaaaaaaacatttaccatATCTTAGATAGTATTTTCTTACCTTCtcattttcccattgaaaaaaatTACAGTCTTTCCTATCTCTACATGCTGAACAAGCATAAAATCTTCTTCCCTCTTCTTTTCCTTGGCTAATCTTTACGAACAGAAGAGTAGGACCTAAAGGAGAAATGGGCTGAGATcagtacatttaaaagaaaaaaatgcaaattttccATTTCCTACAATACTAGTTATAAGGGATTATAGAATTAGATTTGAGATATATTTATAGCCATCCCTCCCTGACTCTCCCTAcatcccctctgctctgctccgctccaaCTAGCCCCCATTCTCCCCAGTCCCTTCCCATCCCGAGTTCCCTCCCCATCAATCCCCGCTGGCCTCTGCTCCCTCTAACCAGCCCCcattctccccagccccaccttccctttccttccctccgctcccctcccacccacccccattctccccagccccacctttccttcccctccccgatCCTCCCCACCTACCTCCCTCCGCTCCCCTCCAACCAGCCCAcattctccccagccccaccttccctttccttccctccgcTCCCCTCCAACCAGCCCCCATTCTCCCCAGACCCANNNNNNNNNNNNNNNNNNNNNNNNNNNNNNNNNNNNNNNNNNNNNNNNNNNNNNNNNNNNNNNNNNNNNNNNNNNNNNNNNNNNNNNNNNNNNNNNNNNNNNNNNNNNNNNNNNNNNNNNNNNNNNNNNNNNNNNNNNNNNNNNNNNNNNNNNNNNNNNNNNNNNNNNNNNNNNNNNNNNNNNNNNNNNNNNNNNNNNNNNNNNNNNNNNNNNNNNNNNNNNNNNNNNNNNNNNNNNNNNNNNNNNNNNNNNNNNNNNNNNNNNNNNNNNNNNNNNNNNNNNNNNNNNNNNNNNNNNNNNNNNNNNNNNNNNNNNNNNNNNNNNNNNNNNNNNNNNNNNNNNNNNNNNNNNNNNNNNNNNNNNNNNNNNNNNNNNNNNNNNNNNNNNNNNNNNNNNNNNNNNNNNNNNNNNNNNNNNNNNNNNNNNNNNNNNNNNNNNNNNNNNNNNNNNNNNNNNNNNNNNNNNNNNNNNNNNNNNNNNNNNNNNNNNNNNNNNNNNNNNNNNNNNNNNNNNNNNNNNNNNNNNNNNNNNNNNNNNNNNNNNNNNNNNNNNNNNNNNNNNNNNNNNNNNNNNNNNNNNNNNNNNNNNNNNNNNNNNNNNNNNNNNNNNNNNNNNNNNNNNNNNNNNNNNNNNNNNNNNNNNNNNNNNNNNNNNNNNNNNNNNNNNNNNNNNNNNNNNNNNNNNNNNNNNNNNNNNNNNNNNNNNNNNNNNNNNNNNNNNNNNNNNNNNNNNNNNNNNNNNNNNNNNNNNNNNNNNNNNNNNNNNNNNNNNNNNNNNNNNNNNNNNNNNNNNNNNNNNNNNNNNNNNNNNNNNNNNNNNNNNNNNNNNNNNNNNNNNNNNNNNNNNNNNNNNNNNNNNNNNNNNNNNNNNNNNNNNNNNNNNNNNNNNNNNNNNNNNNNNNNNNNNNNNNNNNNNNNNNNNNNNNNNNNNNNNNNNNNNNNNNNNNNNNNNNNNNNNNNNNNNNNNNNNNNNNNNNNNNNNNNNNNNNNNNNNNNNNNNNNNNNNNNNNNNNNNNNNNNNNNNNNNNNNNNNNNNNNNNNNNNNNNNNNNNNNNNNNNNNNNNNNNNNNNNNNNNNNNNNNNNNNNNNNNNNNNNNNNNNNNNNNNNNNNNNNNNNNNNNNNNNNNNNNNNNNNNNNNNNNNNNNNNNNNNNNNNNNNNNNNNNNNNNNNNNNNNNNNNNNNNNNNNNNNNNNNNNNNNNNNNNNNNNNNNNNNNNNNNNNNNNNNNNNNNNNNNNNNNNNNNNNNNNNNNNNNNNNNNNNNNNNNNNNNNNNNNNNNNNNNNNNNNNNNNNNNNNNNNNNNNNNNNNNNNNNNNNNNNNNNNNNNNNNNNNNNNNNNNNNNNNNNNNNNNNNNNNNNNNNNNNNNNNNNNNNNNNNNNNNNNNNNNNNNNNNNNNNNNNNNNNNNNNNNNNNNNNNNNNNNNNNNNNNNNNNNNNNNNNNNNNNNNNNNNNNNNNNNNNNNNNNNNNNNNNNNNNNNNNNNNNNNNNNNNNNNNNNNNNNNNNNNNNNNNNNNNNNNNNNNNNNNNNNNNNNNNNNNNNNNNNNNNNNNNNNNNNNNNNNNNNNNNNNNNNNNNNNNNNNNNNNNNNNNNNNNNNNNNNNNNNNNNNNNNNNNNNNNNNNNNNNNNNNNNNNNNNNNNNNNNNNNNNNNNNNNNNNNNNNNNNNNNNNNNNNNNNNNNNNNNNNNNNNNNNNNNNNNNNNNNNNNNNNNNNNNNNNNNNNNNNNNNNNNNNNNNNNNNNNNNNNNNNNNNNNNNNNNNNNNNNNNNNNNNNNNNNNNNNNNNNNNNNNNNNNNNNNNNNNNNNNNNNNNNNNNNNNNNNNNNNNNNNNNNNNNNNNNNNNNNNNNNNNNNNNNNNNNNNNNNNNNNNNNNNNNNNNNNNNNNNNNNNNNNNNNNNNNNNNNNNNNNNNNNNNNNNNNNNNNNNNNNNNNNNNNNNNNNNNNNNNNNNNNNNNNNNNNNNNNNNNNNNNNNNNNNNNNNNNNNNNNNNNNNNNNNNNNNNNNNNNNNNNNNNNNN
This genomic interval carries:
- the ZCCHC4 gene encoding rRNA N6-adenosine-methyltransferase ZCCHC4; its protein translation is MEDAAAGTERNLRGSGVAVLLGQESGRPVPCCPHGPTLLFVKISQGKEEGRRFYACSACRDRKDCNFFQWENEKVSEARLSAREEVNRSCQPSLSHRQNVERYKQFGLLPLSKRKFCQECQQLLLPMEWGKHSGHQVLSDISIAHLQRPSQLLHPLKNKKTNAQYLFADRSCQFLLDLIIALGFKRVLCVGTPRLHELIQLKVSREQESSVKSLLLDIDFRYSQFYTEEDFCHYNMFNHYFFGGEAAHEICRKFLHQEKGEGVILVTDPPFGGLVEPLAFSFKKLIATWRETQEEDYSSKELPIFWIFPYFFESRILEFFPSFSMMDYQVDYDNHALYKHGKTGRKQSPVRIFTNISPSMIVLPVEEGYRFCSVCQRYVSSGNQHCEICNSCTSKDGRRWNHCFLCKKCVKPSWIHCNTCNRCALRGHTCESAKAGCFICGGAGHKRSTCPNLSVTERAGKADRNQKLKKNKKIKMGTVKRPYVKHATFSRKKIKNKKKKNTLAC